A window of the Gasterosteus aculeatus chromosome 21, fGasAcu3.hap1.1, whole genome shotgun sequence genome harbors these coding sequences:
- the LOC120812066 gene encoding trace amine-associated receptor 13c-like: MKSLEKDELCFPHFLNSSCRKALHPHFASMLTYMLLSSISLLTVTLNLLVIISIYHFKQLHTPTNLLLLSLAVSDFFVGLLMVFQIVLIDGCWFLGDLMCIFYTFLDFIITSASVGTMVLISVDRYVAICEPLHYFNKVTQKRVKICVCLCWTWSAILHSVLFKDNLEEAGRYNSCIGECVIVINYIAGRANLFLTFIGPVTVIIVLYMRVFVVAVTQARAMRSHVAALPLKIAMTKTAKKSEMKAARTVGVIVVVFLVCLCPYYCVSLSEQDTLLSASSATIVVRVFYFNSCLNPLIYAFFYPWFRKSMKLIVTLKILQPGSCERNLL, translated from the exons ATGAAAAGTCTTGAAAAAGATGAACTTTGCTTTCCTCATTTCCTcaactcctcctgcaggaaggccTTACATCCTCACTTTGCATCTATGCTCACTTACATGTTAttatcctccatctctctgctgacTGTGactctcaacctgctggtcatcatctccatctacCACTTCAA GCAGCTCCacacccccaccaacctcctcctgctctctctggCCGTCTCAGACTTCTTCGTCGGCCTTCTCATGGTCTTCCAAATCGTGCTTATAGATGGCTGCTGGTTTCTAGGTGACCTCATGTGTATCTTCTATACTTTTCTGGACTTTATTATTACTTCTGCCTCAGTAGGAACCATGGTTCTCATATCAGTTGACCGATATGTGGCTATTTGTGAGCCTCTTCATTATTTcaacaaagtgacacaaaagAGAGTTAagatctgtgtttgtctgtgttggacaTGGTCTGCTATCCTTCACAGTGTTCTTTTTAAAGATAACCTTGAAGAAGCAGGCAGGTATAATTCCTGCATTGGAGAGTGTGTCATTGTGATTAACTACATTGCTGGACgtgcaaatctttttttgacTTTTATTGGTCCCGTCACTGTCATCATAGTTTTGTACATGAGAGTCTTTGTGGTTGCTGTGACTCAGGCTCGTGCCATGAGGTCTCATGTTGCAGCTTTGCCTCTCAAGATTGCAATGACCAAAACTGctaaaaaatctgaaatgaaagcCGCCAGAACCGTTGGTGTCATTGTTGTTGTCTTTCTAGTTTGCCTCTGCCCATATTATTGTGTTTCACTCTCAGAACAGGACACCTTGCTCAGTGCCTCGTCGGCTACGATCGTAGtacgtgtgttttatttcaactcGTGTCTCAACCCTCTCATCTATGCCTTTTTTTACCCCTGGTTTAGAAAATCTATGAAGCTCATTGTTACTCTTAAGATACTGCAGCCTGGCTCATGTGAGAGAAACCTGCTGTAG
- the LOC120812016 gene encoding trace amine-associated receptor 13c-like, with the protein MKSLEKDELCFPHLLNTSCRKAMRPHFASMLTYILLSSISLLTVTLNLLVIISIHHFKQLHTPTNLLLLSLAVSDFFVGLLMVFQIMLIDGCWFLGDLMCTLYIVLDYIVVSSSVGTMVLISVDRYVAICEPLHYTNKVTQKRVKICVCLCWTCSAFVLILMLQDHLKRTHDISCIGECVIVVSYVAELAQFFLIFIGPVTVIIVLYMRVFVVAVTQARAMRPHVAALPLKFSMTITAKKSEMKAARTLGVVIVVFLLCVCPYYCFALSGQDNLVNFSSVNILICVFYFNSCLNPLIYAFFYPWFRKSIKLIVTLKILQPGSYERNLL; encoded by the exons ATGAAAAGTCTGGAAAAAGATGAACTTTgctttcctcatctcctcaaCACCTCCTGCAGGAAGGCTATGCGTCCTCACTTTGCATCTATGCTcacttacattttattatcctccatctctctgctcactgtgactctcaacctgctggtcatcatctccatccacCACTTCAA GCAGCTCCacacccccaccaacctcctcctgctctctctggCCGTATCAGACTTCTTCGTCGGCCTCCTCATGGTCTTTCAAATAATGCTTATAGATGGCTGCTGGTTTCTAGGTGACCTCATGTGTACGCTTTATATTGTTTTGGACTATATTGTTGTTTCTTCCTCAGTAGGAACCATGGTTCTCATATCAGTTGACCGATATGTGGCTATTTGTGAGCCTCTTCATTATAccaacaaagtcacacaaaaaagagttaagatctgtgtttgtctgtgttggacaTGTTCTGCTTTCGTTCTGATTCTGATGCTACAAGATCACCTGAAAAGAACACACGATATTTCCTGCATTGGAGAGTGTGTCATTGTAGTTAGCTACGTTGCTGAACTTGCACagttttttttgatttttattggTCCCGTCACTGTCATCATAGTTCTGTATATGAGAGTCTTTGTGGTGGCTGTGACTCAGGCTCGTGCCATGAGGCCTCATGTTGCAGCTTTACCTCTCAAGTTTTCAATGACCATAACGGctaaaaaatctgaaatgaaagcTGCCAGGACTCTTGGTGTAGTTATTGTCGTCTTTCTATTGTGCGTCTGCCCATATTATTGTTTCGCCCTCTCAGGCCAGGACAACTTGGTCAATTTCTCGTCTGTTAACATTctaatatgtgtgttttatttcaactcGTGTCTCAACCCTCTGATCTATGCCTTTTTTTACCCCTGGTTTAGAAAATCTATAAAGCTCATTGTTACTCTTAAGATACTGCAGCCCGGCTCATATGAGAGAAACCTCCTGTAG